In Edaphobacter bradus, the following are encoded in one genomic region:
- a CDS encoding muconolactone Delta-isomerase family protein → MQFLIVTRRRMDAFPPEAWTPELLEAEGQRVRELYAAGYVRSIWRRKDAPGAVILAEAANEDEVRANTATLPLAQRGMLEVVTVTQLEPYPAFGPR, encoded by the coding sequence GTGCAATTTTTGATTGTGACGCGGCGGCGAATGGATGCGTTTCCGCCGGAGGCATGGACGCCTGAGCTGCTGGAGGCCGAGGGACAGAGAGTGCGCGAACTCTACGCCGCGGGGTATGTCCGTTCAATCTGGAGGCGGAAGGACGCGCCGGGCGCGGTGATTCTGGCCGAGGCAGCGAACGAGGACGAGGTACGGGCAAATACAGCGACACTTCCCCTGGCCCAGCGAGGGATGCTGGAGGTAGTAACGGTGACGCAGCTCGAGCCGTATCCGGCATTTGGTCCTCGCTGA
- the gcvH gene encoding glycine cleavage system protein GcvH, giving the protein MSYPANYKYTKEHEWINVDGAKGTVGITDYAQNSLGDIVFVDLPKVGDILEAGKIFGSVESVKAVSDLYSPVSGTVTEINNALKDAPEKINADANATWLMKVDVSNAAELDGLLSAADYEKFISEETGH; this is encoded by the coding sequence ATGTCCTATCCTGCGAATTACAAGTACACGAAGGAACACGAGTGGATTAACGTCGACGGCGCCAAGGGCACGGTCGGCATAACCGATTATGCGCAGAACTCGCTCGGCGATATTGTGTTTGTCGACCTGCCGAAGGTCGGCGACATCCTTGAGGCCGGGAAAATCTTCGGCTCGGTCGAATCGGTGAAGGCGGTCTCGGACCTGTACTCGCCTGTGAGCGGCACAGTGACCGAGATTAACAACGCACTCAAAGATGCTCCGGAGAAGATCAACGCCGACGCAAACGCCACCTGGTTGATGAAGGTGGATGTGAGCAACGCGGCGGAGTTGGATGGCCTGCTTTCGGCGGCCGATTACGAGAAGTTCATCAGCGAAGAGACCGGACACTAA
- the gcvPA gene encoding aminomethyl-transferring glycine dehydrogenase subunit GcvPA, producing MRYLPKSPADRQEMLAEIGVASIDDLFSTIPAEYRLTRDLDVPRQHGEQEVIEHFKAFAEQNATGYASFLGAGAYRHYRPVLIDTVVSRGEFLTSYTPYQPEIAQGTLQALFEFQTMICELTGMEISNASMYDGSTGAAEAVMMAVRVTGRNGAVVARTVHPEYREVLTTYAQHQEIPLTLVDYTDAGRVDLAKLDAAITDDTACVLIQSPNFFGTIEDVAAVADIAHKKGALLIVSIAEAVSLGIVKPPKEADIVAMEAQSFGVPVGYGGPYCGVIACKEKFLRQMPGRLAGETKDMDGKRGFVLTLSTREQHIRREKATSNICTNQSLVALMVTVFLTVYGKGLKELGEQNLAKAHYTAQTLGKSGKVLFGGAPRFNEFVLDLGKDAEQVNAGLLEKKIIGGLPLHKWYPELGEGASLWCATELTTKRQIDAAAAALKG from the coding sequence ATGCGTTATTTGCCGAAGTCCCCTGCGGACCGTCAGGAGATGCTCGCCGAGATTGGCGTGGCTTCGATCGACGATCTGTTTTCGACGATCCCTGCTGAGTACCGGCTGACGCGCGATCTGGATGTTCCGCGGCAGCATGGCGAGCAGGAGGTGATTGAACACTTCAAGGCGTTTGCCGAGCAGAATGCCACGGGGTATGCGAGCTTTCTGGGCGCGGGTGCTTACAGGCACTATCGCCCAGTGCTGATCGATACGGTTGTCTCGCGCGGCGAGTTTCTGACGAGCTACACGCCGTATCAGCCGGAGATCGCGCAGGGCACGCTTCAGGCGCTGTTCGAGTTCCAGACGATGATCTGCGAGCTGACAGGCATGGAAATCTCGAATGCGTCGATGTATGACGGCTCGACCGGCGCGGCCGAGGCTGTAATGATGGCAGTCCGTGTGACCGGCCGTAACGGCGCGGTGGTTGCGCGGACGGTGCATCCGGAGTACCGCGAGGTGCTGACGACCTATGCGCAGCACCAGGAGATTCCACTGACGCTGGTGGACTACACCGACGCGGGCCGCGTGGATCTGGCGAAGCTGGATGCAGCGATTACGGACGACACGGCGTGCGTGCTGATTCAGTCGCCTAACTTCTTCGGGACGATTGAGGATGTGGCTGCGGTCGCCGACATCGCCCACAAGAAGGGCGCGCTGCTGATTGTGTCGATCGCCGAGGCTGTGTCGCTGGGGATTGTGAAGCCTCCGAAGGAAGCGGACATTGTCGCGATGGAGGCGCAGTCGTTTGGCGTTCCGGTGGGTTACGGCGGGCCGTACTGCGGTGTGATCGCGTGCAAGGAGAAGTTTCTGCGGCAGATGCCTGGGCGTCTCGCCGGCGAGACGAAGGACATGGACGGCAAGCGCGGGTTTGTGCTGACGCTCTCGACGCGCGAGCAGCATATCCGGCGCGAGAAGGCTACTTCGAACATCTGCACCAATCAATCTCTTGTCGCGCTGATGGTCACGGTGTTTTTGACCGTGTATGGCAAGGGATTGAAGGAGCTTGGCGAGCAGAACCTGGCGAAGGCGCACTATACGGCGCAGACGCTGGGCAAGAGCGGCAAGGTGCTGTTCGGCGGCGCTCCTCGGTTCAATGAGTTTGTACTCGATCTGGGCAAGGATGCTGAGCAGGTAAATGCTGGGCTGCTGGAGAAGAAGATCATCGGCGGATTGCCTTTGCACAAGTGGTATCCGGAGCTTGGCGAAGGCGCGAGCTTGTGGTGCGCAACCGAGCTGACGACGAAGCGGCAAATTGATGCGGCAGCCGCTGCGCTGAAGGGCTGA